In the genome of Raphanus sativus cultivar WK10039 chromosome 4, ASM80110v3, whole genome shotgun sequence, one region contains:
- the LOC108854326 gene encoding receptor-like kinase TMK3, protein MARSHLPLLLCLPLLLTFLNSASSQDDDDATIMQSLRSSLNLTSDVDWSNPNPCKWETVQCDGSSRVTRIQLKQKGVTGTLPPDLGKLSELIVLEFFSNKISGPIPDLFGLMHLQTLNLHDNLFDSTPKNLFSGMNSLQEVYLDNNPFPAWEIPETVKEATSLKNLSLINCNVTGSIPDFFGSETLPSLSSLKLSRNNLQGGLPLSLAGSSLQQLYLNGQKLNGSISVLRNMTSLVEIDLQGNAFSGPIPDLSGLQSLRLFNVRENQLTGVVPPSFTGLKSLTVVNMTNNLLQGPTPLFAKSVSVDVIANTNSFCLDTAGTPCDPRVEILLSIAESFGYPVKLAVSWKGNDPCGGSWIGITCSGSNITVVNLGRHELTGTISPSFAKLTSLETINLSNNRLTGSIPTELTTLPKLRTLDVSNNDIYGDVPKFRGSVNLVTTGNLNIGKDGPVSPSGGTPGTSGGWKGSGGGSGGGDGGNGSSKKSSSVKIIVPVVGGVVGALCLVGLGVCLYAKKGMRPAKVQSPNTNMVIHPHHSGDSDAIKLTVAASSLNNGGGTESSYSHSGSANSDIHVVESGNLVISIQVLRSVTNNFNEENILGRGGFGVVYKGELHDGTKIAVKRMESSSVVSDKGLAEFKSEITVLTKMRHRHLVALLGYCLDGNERLLVYEYMPQGTLSQHLFHWKEEERKPLDWTRRLAIALDVARGVEYLHTLAHQSFIHRDLKPSNILLGDDMRAKVSDFGLVRLAPEGKYSIETRVAGTFGYLAPEYAVTGRVTTKVDIFSLGVILMELITGRKALDETQPEDSVHLVTWFRRVAASKDKDENAFKNAIDPNIKLDEDTLASVEKVWELAGHCCAREPYQRPDMSHIVNVLSSLTVQWKPTEVDPDDLYGIDYDLPLPQAVKKWQASEGLSQTGDDSGSSSSVYGSKDNTQTSIPTRPSGFADSFTSVDGR, encoded by the exons ATGGCCAGATCTCATCTCCCCCTCCTCCTCTGTCTCCCCCTCCTCCTAACCTTCCTCAATTCCGCCTCTTCCCAAGACGACGACGACGCCACCATCATGCAATCCCTCAGATCGAGCCTAAACCTCACATCAGACGTCGACTGGTCAAACCCCAACCCTTGCAAATGGGAAACCGTCCAGTGCGACGGGAGCAGCCGCGTGACTCGGATCCAGCTCAAACAGAAAGGCGTCACCGGCACTCTCCCTCCCGATCTCGGCAAACTCTCCGAACTCATCGTCCTCGAGTTCTTCTCCAACAAAATCTCCGGTCCGATCCCCGATCTCTTCGGCCTCATGCATCTACAGACGCTCAATCTCCACGACAACCTCTTCGACTCCACCCCGAAGAATCTCTTCTCGGGAATGAACTCGTTGCAAGAAGTCTACCTCGATAACAACCCTTTCCCTGCTTGGGAGATTCCTGAAACCGTCAAAGAAGCCACGTCACTTAAAAACTTATCTCTCATCAACTGCAACGTCACGGGTTCGATTCCCGATTTCTTCGGATCCGAGACGCTTCCGAGCCTCTCTTCATTAAAGCTGTCTCGTAACAACTTACAAGGAGGTTTGCCTTTGAGTTTAGCCGGCTCGTCGTTGCAGCAGTTATATCTCAACGGTCAGAAGCTCAACGGATCGATCTCGGTGTTGAGGAACATGACTTCTCTCGTGGAGATTGATCTGCAAGGTAACGCGTTTTCGGGACCGATTCCCGATCTCTCTGGTTTGCAGTCTCTGAGACTGTTTAATGTGAGAGAGAATCAGCTCACTGGCGTCGTCCCACCGTCGTTTACTGGTTTAAAGTCGCTTACGGTTGTGAACATGACTAATAACTTACTTCAAGGACCGACTCCGTTGTTCGCTAAGTCGGTTAGTGTCGATGTGATTGCCAACACGAATAGCTTCTGTTTGGATACGGCTGGTACTCCGTGTGATCCTCGCGTTGAGATATTGCTTTCGATAGCTGAGTCGTTTGGGTATCCGGTGAAGCTAGCGGTGAGTTGGAAAGGGAATGATCCGTGTGGTGGTAGCTGGATCGGGATTACTTGTTCTGGAAGTAATATTACTGTGGTTAACCTAGGGAGGCACGAGCTCACGGGTACGATATCTCCGAGTTTTGCTAAGCTTACTTCGTTGGAGACTATTAATCTTTCTAATAATAGACTCACCGGGAGTATACCAACGGAGCTTACTACTTTGCCTAAGCTTAGGACACTCGATGTGTCTAACAACGATATCTACGGTGATGTGCCGAAGTTCAGGGGAAGTGTGAATTTGGTGACTACTGGTAACCTTAACATCGGAAAGGACGGACCTGTCTCACCGAGTGGTGGAACTCCTGGAACTTCAGGGGGATGGAAAGGGTCTGGTGGAGGAAGTGGCGGTGGTGACGGTGGAAACGGAAGCTCTAAGAAGTCAAGCAGTGTGAAGATAATTGTTCCTGTGGTTGGTGGTGTTGTTGGTGCATTGTGTCTTGTGGGACTCGGTGTTTGCCTCTACGCCAAGAAAGGAATGAGACCCGCTAAAGTGCAGAGCCCAAACACCAACATGGTGATTCATCCGCATCACTCTGGTGACAGCGATGCGATTAAACTCACTGTTGCAGCTTCTAGTCTCAACAATGGGGGAGGAACCGAGAGCTCTTACAGTCACAGCGGAAGCGCCAACAGTGACATACACGTCGTGGAGTCTGGTAACTTGGTGATATCCATACAGGTTCTGAGGAGTGTGACTAACAACTTCAACGAAGAGAATATCCTCGGGAGAGGCGGTTTCGGTGTAGTTTACAAAGGTGAACTCCACGATGGAACCAAGATTGCTGTCAAGAGGATGGAGTCTTCTTCGGTTGTGAGTGATAAGGGACTCGCTGAGTTCAAATCAGAGATCACGGTTTTGACTAAAATGCGTCATCGTCATCTTGTTGCGCTTCTAGGGTACTGCCTTGATGGTAACGAGAGGCTTCTTGTCTATGAGTACATGCCGCAAGGAACACTGAGCCAGCATCTGTTCCACTGGAAAGAAGAAGAGCGTAAACCTCTTGATTGGACTAGGAGGTTGGCTATCGCGTTGGATGTAGCTAGGGGTGTGGAGTATTTACACACGCTTGCTCATCAGAGTTTCATCCATAGGGATCTAAAACCATCTAACATCCTTCTTGGTGATGATATGCGTGCTAAAGTCTCCGACTTTGGGTTAGTCCGCTTAGCCCCTGAAGGCAAATACTCCATCGAGACGAGAGTCGCTGGGACCTTCGGTTACCTTGCCCCTGAATATGCAG TGACGGGAAGAGTGACGACTAAGGTAGACATATTCAGCCTCGGGGTCATATTAATGGAGCTAATCACTGGTCGTAAAGCCTTGGATGAGACGCAACCTGAAGACAGCGTCCATCTAGTGACATGGTTCCGTCGTGTGGCAGCAAGCAAAGACAAAGACGAGAACGCCTTCAAGAACGCAATAGACCCGAACATCAAGCTGGACGAAGACACCTTAGCCAGCGTTGAAAAAGTTTGGGAGCTTGCTGGTCATTGCTGTGCACGTGAGCCTTACCAAAGACCTGACATGTCTCACATCGTTAACGTTCTTTCTTCGCTCACTGTCCAGTGGAAACCCACTGAGGTCGATCCTGATGACCTTTACGGTATAGATTATGATCTTCCGCTTCCGCAGGCGGTTAAGAAATGGCAAGCTTCTGAAGGGCTTAGCCAAACGGGAGATGACTCTGGTTCCTCGTCCTCTGTTTATGGAAGCAAAGATAATACACAGACAAGTATCCCAACACGCCCGTCTGGATTTGCTGACTCGTTCACTTCTGTGGATGGAcgttga
- the LOC108837131 gene encoding protein RGF1 INDUCIBLE TRANSCRIPTION FACTOR 1 isoform X1, with translation MNLLQSEKRNVDGDWIATLLSLEFFGTCTEHKYLRKNEKNVFCIDCNVEICRHCCNTEAHFVHRRLQICKYVYQDVLRLLDIQHYFDCSEIQTYKINGEKAIHLNSRPQAKDARPSTKSKNAASCVTCKRYIQDRPNRFCSISCKISSAPPKKRKFSFSSEVEQTVLEKEHYNQEGSLEEKKSSISSLTDVSEDSEALLSNLSMRPFMRLLKRKGISQRSPLH, from the exons ATGAATCTG tTGCAGAGTGAGAAGAGAAATGTTGATGGAGATTGGATTGCGACACTATTGAGCTTAGAGTTCTTTGGGACATGTACGGAACATAAGTATCTTCGAAAGAACGAGAAGAACGTCTTTTGCATTGACTGTAACGTCGAAATCTGCAGACATTGTTGTAACACAGAAGCTCACTTTGTCCATCGTCGTCTTCAGATCTGCAAATATGTTTATCAAGATGTTCTGCGTCTCCTCGATATTCAACACTACTTTGATTGCTCCGAGATAcag acatataaaataaatggagAAAAGGCAATACATTTGAATTCGAGGCCACAGGCAAAAGATGCAAGACCTTCAACAAAGTCCAAGAATGCAGCTTCATGCGTTACTTGTAAAAGATATATTCAAGATCGTCCTAATCGATTTTGCTCCATCTCATGCAAG ATCTCATCAGCTCCTCCGAAAAAGCGTAagttttctttctcttcagAAGTGGAACAAACTGTTTTGGAGAAAGAACATTATAATCAAGAAGGAAGTTTAGAAGAGAAAAAATCGTCCATATCGTCACTCACCGATGTTTCAGAAGACTCGGAAGCTTTATTGAGTAATCTTTCAATGAGACCATTCATGAGACTACTCAAGAGAAAAGGAATTTCCCAAAGATCTCCTcttcattga
- the LOC130511132 gene encoding receptor-like kinase TMK3 has translation MAVFGALVYYHVELLMCKNVIVIAKDKEVMCRYEPLSASCIDTTISGLSSLSLPIRQGKGVTGTLPPDLGKLSELIVLEFFSNKISGPIPNLSGLTHLQTLNLRDNLFDSTPKNLFSGMNSLQEVYLNNNPFPAWEIPETVKETTSLKNLSLINCNIRQGKGVTGTLPPDLGKLSELIVLEFFSNKISGPIPNLSGLTHLQTLNLRDNLFDSTPKNLFSGMNSLQEVYLDNNPFPAWEIPETVKETTSLKNLSLINCNVTGSIPNFFKKN, from the exons ATGGCTGTCTTTGGAGCTTTGGTTTATTATCATGTGGAGTTATTGATGTGCAAGAATGTGATTGTGATTGCAAAAGACAAGGAAGTCATGTGTAGGTACGAGCCTCTGTCGGCTTCATGCATCGATACTACAATATCTGGCCTCTCCTCATTGTCTTTGCCT ATTAGACAAGGTAAAGGCGTCACCGGCACTCTCCCTCCCGATCTCGGTAAACTCTCCGAGCTCATCGTCCTCGAGTTTTTTTCCAACAAAATCTCTGGTCCGATCCCCAATCTCTCCGGTCTAACGCATCTACAGACGCTCAATCTCCGCGACAACCTCTTCGACTCCACGCCGAAGAATCTCTTCTCCGGGATGAACTCGCTGCAAGAAGTCTACCTCAACAACAATCCCTTTCCTGCTTGGGAGATTCCGGAGACAGTCAAAGAAACCACGTCACTCAAGAACTTATCTCTCATCAACTGCAAC ATTAGACAAGGTAAAGGCGTCACCGGCACTCTCCCTCCCGATCTCGGCAAACTCTCCGAGCTCATCGTCCTCGAGTTTTTCTCCAACAAAATCTCTGGTCCGATCCCCAATCTCTCCGGTCTAACGCATCTACAGACGCTCAATCTCCGCGACAACCTCTTCGACTCCACGCCGAAGAACCTCTTCTCCGGGATGAACTCGCTGCAAGAAGTCTACCTCGACAACAATCCCTTTCCTGCTTGGGAGATTCCGGAGACAGTCAAAGAAACCACGTCACTCAAGAACTTATCTCTCATCAACTGCAACGTCACGGGTTCGATTCCCAATTTctttaagaaaaattaa
- the LOC108853182 gene encoding PHD finger protein At2g01810-like, with amino-acid sequence MAITVFDAFRERKQPAKIININDSASSSSSLVNLPSTTFRDNIRSLLRDYAVTEDYTVHGNTVSCIFFYSEETGVVFPLFTVEERISDGDLSPNLLCDVCRCVGWGHHYVTKRKYHLIIPRIDKWSEALTGETMKASNHLMHGVIHCNGFGHLLCINTDDAFRYFSGRRIMHFWDRLCSTLHTRKISLDDISRKGSMDLRLLHGVAYGRPWFGKWDYMFSHGSFGIRKEQYNRAICILSSMEVDKIKEDFSGTRKERVIKMITNFYIESSQTPIVTLSELLQFMLAFTSKAPVERTTAVALVAMSSHHVSNPVLRDDGDTSDSSLTSFPDDQEESGDNDSGADHALVDQDTTMVGMVPPKYKSFDAMARGEDARWSAKRLDNAAQAVVKVFSERNNSVISRQELREAVRGSIGDTGLIDFLLKHIDKVLIGDQIVHRFPNPESRMLQFSLRSFTSRSLDREPKKRKKTQETDEWRSTTPGLDPYEDILYLYQNLLLTYPDTGLYSDASEVILNCKGFVKEWPFPSHQEQNTLTVSCQVMPNHDELLRDFTRKLPPGELVMVPQNATIRELKSVAEKALKDTYFVMENFEVSEIRNKDLEKIDETTGVVLEGNKIMTEFLVTGFGLDTGTELRYEGGFDDWTVECRCGARDDDGERMVACDACKVWHHTKCHSIEDDEAVPQIFLCNRCFGDSVRSKKRSITSR; translated from the exons ATGGCAATAACCGTATTCGACGCGTTCAGAGAGAGGAAACAACCCGCCAAGATCATCAATATCAACGATTCcgcctcctcttcctcctctctaGTTAACCTCCCATCGACTACTTTCCGCGACAACATCAGATCGCTTCTCCGCGACTACGCCGTGACAGAAGATTACACCGTCCACGGCAACACCGTCTCCTGCATCTTCTTCTACAGCGAAGAAACCGGCGTCGTGTTCCCTCTTTTCACCGTCGAAGAACGAATCTCCGACGGCGATTTATCTCCCAATCTTCTCTGCGATGTTTGTAGATGCGTCG GTTGGGGTCATCATTATGTAACAAAGAGAAAGTATCATTTGATAATCCCAAGGATTGATAAATGGAGCGAGGCATTGACGGGAGAGACCATGAAGGCAAGCAATCATTTGATGCATGGTGTGATTCACTGCAATGGCTTTGGTCACTTGCTATGCATTAACACTGATGATGCTTTTCGTTACTTCTCTGGCCGCCGAATCATGCACTTTTGGGACCGTCTTTGCTCTACTCTTCACACCAG GAAGATTTCACTGGATGATATATCGAGGAAGGGATCAATGGATCTGAGGCTTCTCCATGGTGTTGCATATGGTCGACCATGGTTTGGGAAATGGGATTACATGTTCTCTCACGGAAGCTTTGGGATCAGAAAAGAACAATACAACCGAGCTATTTGCATTCTTAGCTCTATGGAAGTTGACAAGATAAAGGAAGATTTCTCCggaacaagaaaagaaagagtGATAAAGATGATCACCAACTTTTACATAGAATCAAGTCAAACGCCAATAGTCACTCTCTCTGAGTTGCTTCAATTCATGCTTGCCTTCACTTCCAAAGCTCCCGTTGAAAGAACCACTGCAGTGGCACTAGTAGCAATGTCTTCACATCATGTTTCAAACCCAGTTCTTAGAGATGATGGAGACACTTCAGATAGCTCTTTGACCTCATTCCCTGATGATCAGGAGGAATCGGGTGATAATGATTCTGGCGCAGACCATGCCCTAGTCGATCAAGATACCACAATGGTCGGTATGGTTCCCCCTAAGTATAAATCATTTGATGCTATGGCCAGGGGAGAAGATGCTAGATGGTCTGCAAAGAGGTTGGATAACGCAGCTCAAGCGGTTGTCAAAGTTTTCAGTGAGAGAAACAACAGCGTCATTAGTCGCCAAGAGCTACGTGAAGCTGTTAGAGGTAGCATTGGTGATACAGGGTTGATTGACTTCTTGCTCAAACACATTGACAAGGTTCTAATAGGTGACCAGATAGTTCATAGGTTCCCAAACCCTGAATCACGAATGCTACAATTCTCCCTCAGGAGCTTCACTTCCCGTTCTCTAGATCGAGAGccgaaaaagagaaagaaaactcAAGAAACTGATGAATGGAGATCAACCACTCCTGGACTAGATCCTTATGAAGACATTCTATATCTGTATCAGAATCTCTTGCTAACTTATCCTGATACAGGCTTATACAGTGATGCCTCTGAGGTTATCTTGAACTGCAAGGGCTTTGTGAAAGAATGGCCCTTCCCGTCTCACCAGGAACAGAACACTTTAACAGTAAGCTGCCAAGTCATGCCTAATCACGATGAGCTACTCAGAGACTTCACCAGGAAACTACCCCCTGGAGAACTCGTGATGGTTCCTCAAAACGCAACCATCAGAGAACTGAAATCTGTAGCAGAGAAAGCTCTGAAGGACACTTACTTCGTTATGGAGAATTTTGAGGTGTCGGAGATCAGAAACAAAGATCTTGAGAAGATTGATGAGACCACTGGTGTAGTGTTAGAAGGTAATAAGATCATGACAGAGTTTCTAGTGACAGGGTTTGGTCTGGACACAGGGACAGAGCTAAGGTATGAAGGCGGGTTTGATGACTGGACCGTTGAGTGCAGATGCGGAGCTAGAGATGATGACGGTGAGAGAATGGTGGCATGTGATGCTTGCAAGGTTTGGCACCACACTAAGTGCCATTCTATAGAAGATGACGAAGCTGTGCCTCAGATTTTTTTATGTAATAGGTGTTTTGGAGATAGCGTGAGATCCAAGAAACGCAGTATTACCAGTCGTTAG
- the LOC108837131 gene encoding protein RGF1 INDUCIBLE TRANSCRIPTION FACTOR 1 isoform X2 translates to MNLSEKRNVDGDWIATLLSLEFFGTCTEHKYLRKNEKNVFCIDCNVEICRHCCNTEAHFVHRRLQICKYVYQDVLRLLDIQHYFDCSEIQTYKINGEKAIHLNSRPQAKDARPSTKSKNAASCVTCKRYIQDRPNRFCSISCKISSAPPKKRKFSFSSEVEQTVLEKEHYNQEGSLEEKKSSISSLTDVSEDSEALLSNLSMRPFMRLLKRKGISQRSPLH, encoded by the exons ATGAATCTG AGTGAGAAGAGAAATGTTGATGGAGATTGGATTGCGACACTATTGAGCTTAGAGTTCTTTGGGACATGTACGGAACATAAGTATCTTCGAAAGAACGAGAAGAACGTCTTTTGCATTGACTGTAACGTCGAAATCTGCAGACATTGTTGTAACACAGAAGCTCACTTTGTCCATCGTCGTCTTCAGATCTGCAAATATGTTTATCAAGATGTTCTGCGTCTCCTCGATATTCAACACTACTTTGATTGCTCCGAGATAcag acatataaaataaatggagAAAAGGCAATACATTTGAATTCGAGGCCACAGGCAAAAGATGCAAGACCTTCAACAAAGTCCAAGAATGCAGCTTCATGCGTTACTTGTAAAAGATATATTCAAGATCGTCCTAATCGATTTTGCTCCATCTCATGCAAG ATCTCATCAGCTCCTCCGAAAAAGCGTAagttttctttctcttcagAAGTGGAACAAACTGTTTTGGAGAAAGAACATTATAATCAAGAAGGAAGTTTAGAAGAGAAAAAATCGTCCATATCGTCACTCACCGATGTTTCAGAAGACTCGGAAGCTTTATTGAGTAATCTTTCAATGAGACCATTCATGAGACTACTCAAGAGAAAAGGAATTTCCCAAAGATCTCCTcttcattga